The genomic window GGCCCGTCCTGCGGTCCCGGCTGCGGTGGCTGCGCCGGGCGGGTCTGATGGGCGACGGCGACTTGACTGAGGAACTGGTGGTCATTCGTGCCCAGCAGCCCTGAACACCCCCGTCGGATCACCCTGGAGGACGACGGCCCCCTGCTGGTGGAGGGGCCCGTCGAGGTCACGTGTGCGGACGGCTCGGTCGCCGTCTCGGACCGTTTCGTCGTGGCGGTCTGCATGTGCCGGCGCAGCCGGATGTACCCGTGGTGCGACACCAGCCACCGGCGTCGCACCAGACCGGCGGAAGTCAGGCCGGCCG from Streptomyces sp. NBC_01341 includes these protein-coding regions:
- a CDS encoding CDGSH iron-sulfur domain-containing protein, translated to MPSSPEHPRRITLEDDGPLLVEGPVEVTCADGSVAVSDRFVVAVCMCRRSRMYPWCDTSHRRRTRPAEVRPAGDPAD